A region of Desulfolithobacter dissulfuricans DNA encodes the following proteins:
- a CDS encoding DUF6765 family protein has product MNIEFHYNITYILARKARFDSQDAFILAYSSQYVDDNAFHYYINYPDGGHFISEVSQTMDITKPSPKRQKIYPLFHFIPGDPDSPTARRKDGKTHPFNTTPDSENARYLLQRALASGDLYRMGVALHAYADTWAHQNFLGLKNKFNALPGLVESLIPNIGHADAKHEPDTVNNRWKDDRLVEELEVVDNNDRFIQAAEKIFKTLWQVKNSDQDDPTPLWQELKKQLLTAMDETYLLGADDRARKKAYRKICDDMPDYDENRWRYAAVEKREFEIDLFDKYWAKGSREEFEQSDWYRFQQAVIAHREDALKRLHPLYEAEHFPA; this is encoded by the coding sequence ATGAATATCGAGTTTCATTACAACATCACCTACATCCTTGCCAGAAAAGCCCGGTTTGACAGCCAGGATGCCTTTATCCTGGCCTATTCCAGCCAGTACGTGGATGACAACGCCTTCCACTACTACATAAATTACCCCGATGGGGGCCATTTCATATCCGAGGTCTCCCAGACCATGGATATCACCAAGCCCTCACCCAAGCGGCAGAAGATCTATCCCCTGTTCCATTTCATTCCCGGTGATCCGGACAGCCCCACGGCCCGGCGCAAGGATGGCAAGACCCATCCCTTCAACACCACCCCGGACAGCGAAAATGCCCGCTACCTGCTTCAGCGGGCCCTGGCTTCAGGTGATCTCTACCGCATGGGTGTGGCCTTGCACGCCTACGCCGACACCTGGGCCCACCAGAACTTTCTCGGCCTGAAAAATAAGTTCAACGCCTTGCCCGGCCTTGTCGAGTCTCTCATCCCTAATATCGGCCACGCCGATGCCAAGCATGAACCGGACACGGTGAATAACCGCTGGAAAGACGACCGTTTGGTGGAGGAGCTTGAGGTGGTCGACAATAACGACCGTTTCATCCAGGCGGCGGAAAAGATCTTCAAAACTCTGTGGCAGGTGAAAAATTCCGATCAGGATGACCCGACCCCCCTCTGGCAGGAACTGAAAAAACAGCTTCTGACCGCCATGGACGAGACCTACCTCCTGGGCGCCGATGACCGGGCCAGAAAAAAGGCCTATCGCAAAATCTGCGACGACATGCCCGACTACGACGAAAACCGGTGGCGCTACGCGGCCGTGGAAAAGCGAGAGTTTGAAATCGATCTGTTCGACAAGTACTGGGCCAAAGGCAGCCGGGAAGAATTCGAACAGTCCGACTGGTACAGGTTCCAGCAGGCCGTTATCGCCCACCGCGAAGACGCTCTGAAAAGACTGCACCCCCTGTACGAGGCAGAACATTTTCCGGCCTGA
- a CDS encoding amidohydrolase family protein, giving the protein MGGTRFIVAGSFIDGSGADVRRNVFLAVKDGIITAMGSAADLPRNDGAAIDDFTHCTILPALVDCSVSLSQSPSVDRMVRLSIEEAGFAKKAAMVEQHIRYCHAHGVLGVADSDDITDLVARSQERMTQGIIINLRTCGRLCRSWQDVAAGYPAGADYLKIGYSGNIEDEGAPHPRLDHEDLCRILQHRGGKKAIVVANGPQQVEEALEAGCDAIEQGYLMGEDNLRKMAEKNVLWIPSVLRAKNALDGAGTGGDVCCRFSQRYVAPGKSDPGAEAFWKKMLAGQLTQLRSARKLGVTTAVGTGAGSVGILHGESMVEEMKLFIKAGYSLAETIRCASENGARFFGMEKLGTLTVGRRATFLIARGTVKQLPRKLSYLEGIYIDGEPSATYQKNPVKPA; this is encoded by the coding sequence ATGGGCGGAACACGATTCATAGTGGCGGGAAGTTTTATCGACGGTAGCGGCGCCGATGTGCGCAGGAATGTCTTTCTGGCAGTGAAGGACGGCATTATTACCGCCATGGGCTCCGCAGCGGATCTTCCTCGCAACGACGGGGCTGCAATCGACGATTTCACGCACTGTACCATTTTGCCGGCGCTGGTTGACTGCAGCGTCTCCCTGTCGCAATCGCCCTCCGTGGACAGGATGGTAAGGTTATCCATTGAAGAAGCCGGCTTTGCGAAAAAGGCCGCCATGGTGGAGCAGCATATCCGTTACTGCCATGCACACGGAGTGCTTGGAGTGGCCGACAGCGATGATATAACCGACCTGGTGGCACGTTCTCAGGAGAGAATGACGCAGGGGATTATAATTAACCTTAGAACATGCGGACGACTCTGCCGGAGCTGGCAGGACGTTGCAGCTGGCTACCCGGCAGGAGCTGATTATCTCAAGATCGGTTATTCCGGCAATATCGAAGACGAGGGAGCCCCACATCCACGGCTAGACCATGAAGACCTGTGCCGCATTCTGCAGCACAGAGGAGGAAAAAAGGCGATAGTGGTGGCCAATGGCCCGCAACAGGTTGAGGAGGCGCTTGAGGCAGGGTGCGATGCCATCGAGCAGGGATACCTTATGGGCGAAGACAATCTCAGGAAAATGGCGGAAAAGAATGTGCTGTGGATACCCAGTGTACTGCGGGCCAAGAATGCTCTGGACGGTGCCGGGACCGGCGGGGATGTGTGCTGCCGGTTCTCGCAGCGCTATGTGGCACCGGGAAAGTCGGACCCCGGCGCAGAGGCTTTCTGGAAAAAGATGCTCGCCGGGCAACTGACGCAACTGCGGTCTGCCAGAAAACTGGGGGTGACAACGGCTGTGGGAACCGGTGCCGGCAGTGTTGGCATACTCCATGGCGAGTCGATGGTCGAGGAGATGAAATTGTTCATCAAGGCCGGCTATTCACTGGCGGAGACTATCCGGTGCGCATCGGAAAACGGAGCCAGGTTCTTCGGCATGGAGAAGCTGGGCACGCTTACCGTTGGGCGGAGAGCAACTTTCCTGATTGCCAGGGGCACGGTGAAACAGCTCCCGAGAAAACTCTCCTATCTGGAAGGCATCTATATTGACGGCGAACCAAGCGCCACATACCAAAAAAATCCCGTCAAGCCAGCGTGA
- the istA gene encoding IS21 family transposase → MFHYRQVLAHMRSGQSDRQIAKAGLMGRAKASELRRIATEQGWLDPRRPLPEDQTLAAVLKGPKRPASESILAPYHDKIKSWHQQGIAGTTIHQALVRNYGFTGSYSAVRRYLQQLKASAPEATVMLDFKPGEVAQVDFGKGPKITDTTTGEIFSTWFFVMTLAFSRHQYAELVRDQKIPTWLGCHRRAFEFFGGVPEKVVVDNLKSAITKACWRDPKVQRSYAELAQGYGFLISPCPPNEPRKKGRVEAGVKYIKRSFLPLRRFRSLADANRQLRQWILETAGNRIHGTTKQKPLTLFAEAEKHILRPLPDRAPEPAVWSLHKLHGNCHLQFEKCFYSAPYRLVGKELWVKATETTVRIFHEHELVALHPRKHRPGEKSTSTAHLPPDAVAYLMRDPQWCLRRAEAIGPNCSRLIRSLFSHRVTDNLRAAQGVIGLARKYGQVRLEAACRRAIIFDSPKYITVKTILAKGLDQEIPDPVPTRLPLAYTGKGRFQRTYQVITASHREDTICTPCPN, encoded by the coding sequence ATGTTTCATTACCGTCAGGTTCTCGCCCACATGCGGTCCGGGCAGTCAGATCGCCAGATTGCCAAAGCCGGTCTTATGGGACGGGCCAAGGCGTCGGAGCTCCGTCGTATCGCGACGGAACAGGGTTGGCTTGACCCCAGGCGTCCTCTGCCCGAGGACCAGACCCTGGCAGCCGTTCTCAAAGGGCCGAAGCGGCCAGCATCGGAGTCCATTCTGGCACCCTACCACGACAAGATCAAATCCTGGCACCAGCAGGGCATCGCTGGTACCACCATCCATCAGGCTCTGGTTCGCAACTACGGTTTTACCGGCAGTTATTCTGCAGTACGCCGGTATCTGCAGCAATTGAAGGCCAGTGCGCCCGAAGCTACGGTCATGCTCGACTTCAAGCCGGGCGAGGTAGCACAGGTCGACTTCGGTAAGGGGCCGAAAATCACCGACACGACCACTGGCGAGATCTTCTCCACCTGGTTCTTTGTCATGACTCTGGCCTTCAGTCGCCATCAGTACGCCGAGCTGGTCAGAGATCAGAAAATACCCACCTGGCTCGGCTGCCATCGACGGGCCTTCGAGTTCTTTGGCGGCGTTCCGGAAAAGGTCGTGGTCGACAACCTGAAGTCCGCCATCACCAAAGCGTGCTGGCGAGATCCCAAAGTCCAGCGATCCTATGCCGAACTGGCCCAGGGCTATGGTTTTCTGATCTCGCCCTGTCCGCCCAACGAGCCCAGGAAAAAAGGCAGGGTCGAGGCCGGAGTCAAGTATATCAAACGCAGCTTTCTGCCGCTGCGCCGGTTCAGGAGCCTTGCCGACGCCAACCGGCAACTGCGCCAATGGATCCTGGAGACTGCCGGCAACCGGATCCATGGCACCACAAAGCAAAAGCCACTTACCCTGTTCGCGGAAGCGGAAAAACATATCCTCCGGCCCCTGCCGGACAGGGCACCGGAACCAGCGGTCTGGTCCCTCCACAAGCTGCACGGCAACTGCCACCTGCAGTTTGAGAAGTGCTTTTACTCGGCACCCTACCGACTGGTCGGCAAAGAGCTCTGGGTCAAGGCCACGGAAACGACGGTCAGGATCTTTCACGAGCATGAGCTGGTGGCGCTCCACCCCCGCAAACACAGGCCGGGTGAAAAATCGACCAGCACAGCTCACCTGCCGCCGGATGCCGTGGCCTACCTGATGCGGGATCCGCAGTGGTGCCTCAGGCGGGCGGAGGCAATAGGACCTAACTGCTCACGGCTCATCAGGTCGCTCTTCTCTCATCGGGTTACCGACAATCTCAGAGCCGCCCAGGGTGTCATCGGACTTGCCAGGAAGTATGGCCAGGTCCGCCTGGAAGCGGCCTGCCGGCGAGCAATCATCTTTGACAGCCCCAAGTATATTACGGTCAAGACCATCCTGGCCAAGGGATTGGATCAGGAAATCCCTGATCCAGTTCCCACCCGGCTGCCACTGGCCTATACCGGCAAGGGACGTTTTCAAAGAACATATCAGGTGATTACCGCTTCACACAGGGAGGACACGATATGCACCCCATGCCCGAACTGA